Within the Nocardioides humi genome, the region CGCCGCCATCCGGAGGCACATCTTCCATGCCTGAGCCGGAGGCCGAGGTACCCGTCACGCCCGCCGACCGGCTGCGGCAGGCGCTGCTGCGCCCCTCGCGCCGGCAGGTGGTCGCCGGGCTGCTGCTGGCCGTGCTGGGCTTCGGGGCGGTCATCCAGGTGCGGACCGCCGGCACCGACGAGACCTATGCGGGCCTGCGCGAGCAGGAGCTGATCGACCTGCTCAACGGCCTGGCCGGCACCCGGCAGCGGACCGAGGCCGAGATCGACCGGCTCGAGGAGGTCGCCGGCGGGCTGCGCGACGACGTGACCCGGCGCCAGACCGCGATCGACCAGGCCGACAAGGAGATCGCCGACCTCAACATCCTGGCCGGCATCGTCCCCGTGACCGGCCCGGGGATCCGGGTGCGGATCGAGGAGGAGGACGGCCGGGTCCGGCTCGGCTCGCTGCTCGACACGATCCAGGAGCTGCGCACGGTGGGCGCCGAGGCGATCGA harbors:
- a CDS encoding DUF881 domain-containing protein: MPEPEAEVPVTPADRLRQALLRPSRRQVVAGLLLAVLGFGAVIQVRTAGTDETYAGLREQELIDLLNGLAGTRQRTEAEIDRLEEVAGGLRDDVTRRQTAIDQADKEIADLNILAGIVPVTGPGIRVRIEEEDGRVRLGSLLDTIQELRTVGAEAIEINGAVRVVAQTSFSEVDGGFLVDGERVEAPYVIVAIGDPGALAQAVTFASGPKMQLEEDGAEVEVEEKSTVDIEAVVRRDRPSYAVPDQGQ